Genomic window (Pseudomonas sp. L5B5):
CCTGGAACTGGGTTTCCACCGGGTAGGTGATGCCGTCCAGGGTCTGCGGGCCCACCTGGAGAATGCCGCCCCAGATCGGTGGCAGTTTCTGCAACAGGTTGCCGTCGCGATCGCGCTGCTGGAAGTCTTCGGGCTTGAGGGCCGAGAGCGGTTTTTCCACCCCGGGAAAGTTGGCGAACAGGTTGTTGAAGCTGCGGTTCTCGGCGAACAGTACCACTACGTTCTTCACCTGCTCCTGCAGCGCCTTGTCCAGTTCGGTCGGGGACAAGGGGCGCTCCACCGGTGGCTTGCCTCCTGGTTCGCCGGGCTGGCCGCAGGCGCTCAGGGTGGCACCTACCCCCAGAACCGCAACGCCGCCGAGGAAGCGGCGGCGGCTGGTATCGGTAGGCTGGTCAGTGGCGGATTCGGGGGTGTCGCGCAGGTCGGTGTCGTCGCTCATCTGGGGTCCTTGCTCGGCTCTCTGAGGATTCGTTACAAAGTATTTCGGTCGCACGGTAACAACCGAATATGACGCAAAGGCTACAGGAATGCGGCATGGCCTGGCTGTCTTGGTCCTGGATAAATCTGCGATTAAGGAAATGGTAGGAGCGAGGCTTGCCCGCGATGGTCTTCAGGGCGCCGCGTTTATCCAGTAAACACGCGCTACCGTTAACGACCATCGCGAGCAATCGAGCGTCGATCGGCTGCTCCTACAGGGGATCCCCTCGCTTAACTGAACAGCATTACGCTATGCAGCGGATGTGGCTATGTCAGGGAATCATCGGCGGTAGGTAGGCCAGGGTCGTTCCCAGGGCCCAGAGCAGCACCAGCACCAGGGGCGCGTGCACCAGCAACTGGACGAAGGAGAAACCGATCAGGTCCCGTGCCTTCAGCCCCAGCACGCCCAGCAGCGGCAGCATATAGAAGGGGTTGATCAGGTTCGGCAGGGCTTCGGCCGCGTTGTAGATCTGCACCGCCCAGCCCAGGTGGTACTGCAGGTCGTTGGCCACCTGCATCACATAGGGCGCCTCGATGATCCACTTGCCCCCGCCCGAAGGGATGAAGAAGCCGAGCACCGCCGAGTACAGCCCCATCAACAGGGCATAGGTGTCGTGGGAAGCGATCTGCACGAAGAAGGTCGAGATGTGGTGGGCCAGGGTTTGGCCATCCACACCCTTGACCACGGTCATCAGTGCGGCGATCGAACCATACAGCGGGAACTGGATCAGCACCCCGGTGGTGGTCGGCACTGCCCGGGCCACGGCGTCGAGGAAGCTGCGCGGGCGCCAGTGCAGCAGGGCACCGGTCATCAGGAACAGGAAGTTGTAGGTGTTGAGTCCGGAAATCGCGGTGATCGCCGGTTTGGTGGCGAATTCGTGGTACAGCCAGCCGGCGGCCAGCAAGGCCAGGAGAATGGTCAGCAGCGGGCTGTGTTCCAGCCATTCACCGGGCCGGGTGCGCGGCTGCGGCTTGGGCAGGCTGAAGCTGGGATCGACGCCACAGGCCTGGGCATCCCGAGCGCTGTTGGGGCCGGGTGCGGTGGCGTAGGCGACGATCAGCGAAACCACCACCAGGGCCAGCAGCAAGATGCCCGACTGCCAGAGGAAGATGGTCTGGGTGAAGGGAATCACCCCGGTGATGGCCAGGATCGACGGTGGCAGGCTGCCCGGGTTGGCTTGCAACTGCGCAGCGGAAGACGACAGGCCCAGGGCCCAGACGGCCCCCAGGCCCAGGTAGGCCGCGGCGCCGGCGGCGCGGTAATCCATGCGCAGCTCGGTACGTCGGGCCAGGGCCCGTACCAGCAGGCCGCCGAACACCAGGGACAGGCCCCAGTTGAGCAGCGAGGCGACCATGGAAATCAGCGCCACCCAGGCCACCGCCGAGCGGCCGTTCCTGGGAATGCGCGCCAGCTTGTCGATCAGCTTCACCGCCGGTGGTGAGCTGGCCACTACATAACCGCCAATGACCACGAAGGCCATCTGCATGGTGAAGGGAATCAGGCTCCAGAACCCGTCACCAAACGCCATGGCGGCGTCGGTGGGCTTGGCACCCATGGCCAGGGTGGCCAGTGCGACGATGATCACCGCCAGTGCGGCGAATACCCAGGAATCGGGAAACCAGCGCTCGGCCCAGTTCGAACAGCGCAGGGCGAAGCGGGCGGAGCGGCTATCTTGAATATCAGCGGCCACGTGAGTACCTCGGATTTCTTATGTTTATAAGGAGGTCGGCTGCCCCAGGCTGAGGCGGCCGAGAACTGTGCAAGAATGCGGCAATTGCCACGGACTGCAAAGGATTGAACGCACATGTCATTTTCCTCCGAAGAACGCGCCGCATTGCTCAAGGTCAAGGGTGTTGGCCCCACGGTGGTGGGTCGCCTGGAGCAGATGGGCATCGTTTCCCTGGCCCAGCTGGCCGACGCCAATGCACTGGATATCGTCACCCGGGCCTCGTCCCTGGTGGGCTCCAGCTGCTGGAAGAACAGCCCCCAGGCCCGCGCGGCGATCCAGGCCGCCATCGCCATGGCCAGGGGCAACTGAGTCCGCCCCCACGTCGCAACGGGTTGTTCCCCTGGGCTTTTGCGTAGACCATGGCGCCCTTGCCTTGTGCCACCCGAGTTGCCTTCATGACCCTTGCCAGCGAATCGACGGCGCGCTTTTCCCGCGCCGACTACAAGACCCTGGGCCTGGCCGCCCTGGGCGGGGCCCTGGAAATCTACGACTTCATCATCTTCGTATTTTTCGCCCTGACCCTGAGCCAGCTGTTCTTCCCGCCGGAAATGCCCGAGTGGCTGCGGCTCCTGCAGAGTTTCGGGATTTTTGTCACCGGTTACCTGGCCAGGCCCCTGGGCGGCATCCTCATGGCCCACTTCGCCGACCGGCTGGGACGCAAGAAGGTGTTCAGCCTGAGCATCCTGATGATGGCGCTGCCGTGCCTGCTGATCGGCAGCATGCCGACCTATGCCCAGATCGGTTACTTCGCGCCCTTGCTGCTGCTGGTCCTGCGGGTACTGCAAGGCGCCGCGGTGGGCGGCGAGGTGCCCAGCGCCTGGGTATTCGTCGCCGAGCATGCGCCGCGCGCCCATCGGGGTTATGCCCTGGGCTTTCTCCAGGCCGGGCTGACCTTCGGCTACCTGCTGGGGGCGTTGACCGCGACTCTGCTGGCCCAGGTCTTCAGCCCTGAAGAAATCCTCGACCACGCCTGGCGCTACCCCTTCCTGCTGGGCGGGGTGTTCGGCGTGATCGGCGTCTGGTTGCGCCGTTGGCTGGCCGAGACCCCGGTGTTCATGGCCCTGCAACAGCAGCGCGAGGATGCCAGCGAACTGCCCCTGCGCACGGTGCTGCGAGAACACCGGCTGGCGATCCTGCCGGCGCTGATCCTGACCTGCGTGCTGACGTCGGCGGTGGTGGTGTTCGTGGTCATCACCCCGACCCTGATGCAGAAGAGCTTCGGCATGAGCGCCAGCCATACCTTCGCCCTGAGCAGCTTGGGCATCGTCTTCCTCAATATCGGCTGCATCCTGGCGGGCCTGATCGTCGACCGCCTGGGCGCTTGGCGCACGGTGATGCTCTACAGCCTGCTGCTGCCCCTGGGCATCGCGGTGCTCTATGGCTGCCTGATCAGTGGCGGTGCCTGGATCGGCCTGGCCTACGCCATCGCCGGCCTGGGCTGCGGCGTGGTCGGCGCGGTGCCTTCGGTGATGGTCGGGCTGTTCCCGGCGCGCATCCGGGTGTCGGGGATTTCCTTCACCTACAACATCGCCTATGCCCTCTGGGCCAGCACCACGCCGCTATTGCTGATCGCGCTGATGCCCTGGAGTCCTTGGGTCTGCGTGATCTACTGCGCGGTGATGGGGGCGGTCGGGGTGGCCAGTGCCGGTTATTTCGGTACACGGGTCGGGGAAGCCCGGCAGCCGCGCGTCCAGGAAGCCGGCTGCTGCTGAGCCTGCCCGTATGCCGGGTGGCCGTCACTCGGCCAGCAACTGGTCCAGGTAGTGGCTGCGTTCGTTGCTCAAGCGCGTCACGCAACGATTGATCAAGGTGGCGTGGGCCGGTTTGCCCGGCTCCACATCGACCGCCTCCAGCACACAGGTGCTGTCTCGGTATTTGATCCAGGCGCGCTGGGCGTTCCTGAGCTTGCCCAGGTATTCCTGCTCCTGTGCCAGGTTGCCGGGATAGTGCTGGTGAGCCCTGTCCAGCAGTGCCTGGTAGCGCTGGTTGAGGCCGCTATCGGCCTGTTCCTTGTCCTGCTGGGCGCAGCGATCGACCTGCTGGCTGGATTCGATGTGCGTGCAGTCCAGCGCTGCGGCCTGCGCTGGCATCCAGCCACCGGCTGCGAGCAGCACGGCGATGACAGAAGCGAAGATCCGGGGCTGGCGAGGCATGGCGATCCCTTGGGCTGAGAATGAAACGCGCATTCTACAGTTCCCCGGCTTGCACAGAAGTGACAGGGCCGCACGGACCAGTGGCTACGCGCAGGTCGCTGGATAACCGGCAGATAACAGTCCGATGACAATTTGTCCGGCCTGATCTGCCCGGCCTGCATCCGGACTATCATCAGGCCGAGGTTTTCCACCACATTGCAGGAGGCTCCATGGGCGCAGGGCACAGTCACGGACAGGTACGGGCCGGGCACGAACGCAAGTTGTGGATGGCCCTGGGACTGACCGGCAGCTTCATGATCGCCGAGGTCATCGGAGCCTTCGTCACCGGCAGCCTGGCGCTGCTGTCGGATGCCGCGCACATGCTCACCGACACCCTGGCGCTGGCGATTTCCCTGGTGGCGATCCAGGTCGCCAAGCGCCCGGCGGACCGCAAGCGCACGTTCGGCTACGCCCGTTTCGAGATCCTCGCCGCGGCGTTCAATGCCCTGCTGTTGTTCGTGGTGGCCTTCTACATCCTGTTCGAAGCCTGGCAACGCCTGCAGGCGCCGGCCGAGATCCAGTCCACCGGAATGCTGGTGATTGCCGTGCTGGGGTTGATCGTCAACCTGATCTCCATGGCTCTGTTGGCCTCCGGCAGCAGCGAGAGCCTCAACGTCAAGGGCGCCTACCTGGAAGTCTGGAGCGACATGCTCGGTTCACTGGGAGTGATCATCGCCGCCCTGGTGCTCATGTACACCGGCTGGGGCTGGGTCGATTCGCTGGTGGCCGCGGCCATCGGCTTGTGGGTGCTGCCCAGGACCTGGACCCTGCTCAGGGAAAGCACCAATGTGCTGCTGCAAGGCGTTCCCGAAGGCATCGACATCGACCAGGTGGAGCAGGGCATTCGCTCGGTGCCCGGGGTTGGCGACGTGCACGACCTGCATGTATGGGCCCTGACCAGCGGCAAGAACGTGCTCAGCGCACACCTGGTGGTGCAACTGCAGGGGCGTGACGAACAGGCGATCCTGGCCGAGGTCACGGAGCTGGTGCAGGAGCGATTCGAGATCGCCCATGTGACCTTGCAGGTGGAGCAGGCGGGGTTCCATGAGCAGGCGCACGACCATTGAGTGCCGGCTGGCGCCGACGTCAGTCGCGCTCTTCGAGGACGTAGCCGACACCGCGCAAGGTATGGATCAGCTTGCGCTCGAAAGGGTCGTCGATCTTGGCCCGCAAGCGGCGGATCGAGACTTCCACCACATTCGTGTCGCAGTCGAAATTCATGTCCCAGACAAAGGAGATGATCTGGGTCCGTGACAGCACCACGCCGCTCTGGCGCATCAGCAGATGCAGCAGGGCGAACTCCTTGGTGGTCAGGTCGATGCGCTGCTTGCCGCGAAATGCCCGGTGCCGTCCCTGATCCAGCTCCAGGTCGGCCACCCGCAGCACGTCGGGCACTGGCGACTGTTCGCTGCGACGCATCAAGGTGCGAACCCGGGCCAGCAACTCGGGAAAGGCGAACGGTTTGACCAGGTAATCGTCGGCCCCCAGGTCCAGGCCACGGATCTTGTCCGCCAGCCGGGCCTGGGCGCTGAGCATCATGACCCGGGTATTGCTGTATTGGCGGATCTGGTTCAGCACGCCCCAGCCGTCGATCTGCGGCAGGTTGACGTCCAGAATCACTAGGTCGTAAGCGTGCTGGCGAGTCAGGTACAGGCCATCGGCGCCGCTGTTGGCGCAATCCACCACATAACCACTTTCGGTCAGTCCCTGTTGCAGGTAGTCGGCAGTCTTGAGTTCGTCTTCGATAACCAGGATACGCATGTTCAGGGAGCTCTCTGCTGGTAGGGGAGGTGTCGACAAACGCTGGGAAGTTGTTGTTCTAGTTATGGGGAAGTTGTCGTTTATATATAACGTGTGGTCTTTGAAGTTGTTGGCATTTAACTATGGATGCAGCGTCAGGTATGGCCTTGAAGGACGTGATGTTAATACAGAAGCCCGGGCCAGGGCTCTTGATTACAGATTTGTAATTCTTGCGCCACCCTGCTGATAAGCGCTGAAAGTTACAGTTGGCCGATATTGAATGTTTCCCTGTCGATAAGCGCAGTACTGCAATTCATATCGGTTGATTAACCCCCGCCTATGTACCGGTATATATCGCCGTGCCCGCGCAAAGACTTCGTTTCTGTATAGGTCGGAACCTGTCATGCCGAATCTCCCGAGAATCTGCGCCCGGGCTGCAAGGGTCTGCTGCACGGCCGTGTTGCTGACCCTGGCCGGTCAAGCCGCGAGCGCCGCCGAACAACCGCTGCTGAGCCTGGACAGTGCCCTGGCCAGGGCCTTCGCCAACAACCCCGAGCTGGCTGCCGCCCGCTGGGAGATCGATATCGCCCAGGGCGCCCGCCAGCAGGCCGGGCTGATTCCCAATCCAGTGCTGTCGACGGATGTCGAGAACACCAAGCGGGGACAGAGCACCACTTCGGTCAAGCTCAGCCAGACCCTGGAGTTGGGTGGCAAGCGGGGTGCGCGGGTAGAACTGGCCAGCCAGGGCCAGAAACTGGCGGACCTGGAACTGGAACGGCGACGCAACCAGCTGCGGGCTGACGTACTGGAGGCCTACTACGCAGCGCTGCGGGCCCAGGAACGTACGCAACTGGCTGGGCGCTCCCTGGCGCTGGCCGAGCGCGGCCTTGCCGTGGCCCAGGGGCGGGTCGGCGCCGGCAAGGCGTCGCCGGTGGAAGCCACCCGTGCCCAGGTGCAATTGGCAGAGATCCGCCTGGAGTTCAATCGCGGCCAGTTGGAGCAGGACAACGCCTATCGGCAACTGGCCAGGGTCACGGGTAGCTCCGGCTCGGACTTTTCCGCCGTGCAGGAACCGGCCGGGGCCATGATGGCGCTGCCGGCGTCGACCCAGCTGCTAAACCGGCTGCCCCAGACTGCCGAGCTGCGCCTGGCGGAACAGGAGATCGTCCAGCGTGAGGCGTCCCTGGGCCTGGAAAAGGCCCAGCGCATTCCCGACCTGGACATCAGCATCGGCAGCCAGTACGACGCCACCAATAACGAAGACGGCAGCAAGAAAGAACGGATCAACCTGGTCGGGCTGTCGATGCCCTTGCCGTTGTTCAACCGCAACCAGGGCAATGTGCTGTCCGCCGC
Coding sequences:
- a CDS encoding short-chain fatty acid transporter; this translates as MAADIQDSRSARFALRCSNWAERWFPDSWVFAALAVIIVALATLAMGAKPTDAAMAFGDGFWSLIPFTMQMAFVVIGGYVVASSPPAVKLIDKLARIPRNGRSAVAWVALISMVASLLNWGLSLVFGGLLVRALARRTELRMDYRAAGAAAYLGLGAVWALGLSSSAAQLQANPGSLPPSILAITGVIPFTQTIFLWQSGILLLALVVVSLIVAYATAPGPNSARDAQACGVDPSFSLPKPQPRTRPGEWLEHSPLLTILLALLAAGWLYHEFATKPAITAISGLNTYNFLFLMTGALLHWRPRSFLDAVARAVPTTTGVLIQFPLYGSIAALMTVVKGVDGQTLAHHISTFFVQIASHDTYALLMGLYSAVLGFFIPSGGGKWIIEAPYVMQVANDLQYHLGWAVQIYNAAEALPNLINPFYMLPLLGVLGLKARDLIGFSFVQLLVHAPLVLVLLWALGTTLAYLPPMIP
- a CDS encoding MFS transporter; translated protein: MTLASESTARFSRADYKTLGLAALGGALEIYDFIIFVFFALTLSQLFFPPEMPEWLRLLQSFGIFVTGYLARPLGGILMAHFADRLGRKKVFSLSILMMALPCLLIGSMPTYAQIGYFAPLLLLVLRVLQGAAVGGEVPSAWVFVAEHAPRAHRGYALGFLQAGLTFGYLLGALTATLLAQVFSPEEILDHAWRYPFLLGGVFGVIGVWLRRWLAETPVFMALQQQREDASELPLRTVLREHRLAILPALILTCVLTSAVVVFVVITPTLMQKSFGMSASHTFALSSLGIVFLNIGCILAGLIVDRLGAWRTVMLYSLLLPLGIAVLYGCLISGGAWIGLAYAIAGLGCGVVGAVPSVMVGLFPARIRVSGISFTYNIAYALWASTTPLLLIALMPWSPWVCVIYCAVMGAVGVASAGYFGTRVGEARQPRVQEAGCC
- a CDS encoding lysozyme inhibitor LprI family protein — encoded protein: MPRQPRIFASVIAVLLAAGGWMPAQAAALDCTHIESSQQVDRCAQQDKEQADSGLNQRYQALLDRAHQHYPGNLAQEQEYLGKLRNAQRAWIKYRDSTCVLEAVDVEPGKPAHATLINRCVTRLSNERSHYLDQLLAE
- a CDS encoding cation diffusion facilitator family transporter; its protein translation is MGAGHSHGQVRAGHERKLWMALGLTGSFMIAEVIGAFVTGSLALLSDAAHMLTDTLALAISLVAIQVAKRPADRKRTFGYARFEILAAAFNALLLFVVAFYILFEAWQRLQAPAEIQSTGMLVIAVLGLIVNLISMALLASGSSESLNVKGAYLEVWSDMLGSLGVIIAALVLMYTGWGWVDSLVAAAIGLWVLPRTWTLLRESTNVLLQGVPEGIDIDQVEQGIRSVPGVGDVHDLHVWALTSGKNVLSAHLVVQLQGRDEQAILAEVTELVQERFEIAHVTLQVEQAGFHEQAHDH
- a CDS encoding heavy metal response regulator transcription factor, which translates into the protein MRILVIEDELKTADYLQQGLTESGYVVDCANSGADGLYLTRQHAYDLVILDVNLPQIDGWGVLNQIRQYSNTRVMMLSAQARLADKIRGLDLGADDYLVKPFAFPELLARVRTLMRRSEQSPVPDVLRVADLELDQGRHRAFRGKQRIDLTTKEFALLHLLMRQSGVVLSRTQIISFVWDMNFDCDTNVVEVSIRRLRAKIDDPFERKLIHTLRGVGYVLEERD
- a CDS encoding TolC family protein, coding for MPNLPRICARAARVCCTAVLLTLAGQAASAAEQPLLSLDSALARAFANNPELAAARWEIDIAQGARQQAGLIPNPVLSTDVENTKRGQSTTSVKLSQTLELGGKRGARVELASQGQKLADLELERRRNQLRADVLEAYYAALRAQERTQLAGRSLALAERGLAVAQGRVGAGKASPVEATRAQVQLAEIRLEFNRGQLEQDNAYRQLARVTGSSGSDFSAVQEPAGAMMALPASTQLLNRLPQTAELRLAEQEIVQREASLGLEKAQRIPDLDISIGSQYDATNNEDGSKKERINLVGLSMPLPLFNRNQGNVLSAARRADQARDLRNAAELRLRTETRQAREQWETARREVQSFNQTILPAAQSAVDSATRGFEMGKFSFLEVLDAQRTLIGARNQYLVAVAQTTEAWVRIERIYGDLSRW